The Theropithecus gelada isolate Dixy chromosome 11, Tgel_1.0, whole genome shotgun sequence genome includes a region encoding these proteins:
- the ASCL4 gene encoding achaete-scute homolog 4 produces MMETRKPAGLLALPYSMRAAPLGVPGTLAGLPRREPLRVALRLDAACWEWARSGCSRKRQYLPLPLDGAFEPACLRKRNERERQRVRYVNEGYARLRDHLPRELADKRLSKVETLRAAIGYIKHLQELLERQARGPEGAAGRRAECNSDGESKASSAPSPSSEPEEGGS; encoded by the coding sequence ATGATGGAGACGCGTAAACCGGCGGGACTGCTGGCCTTGCCATACTCGATGCGCGCCGCGCCCCTGGGCGTGCCGGGGACCCTGGCCGGACTCCCGCGGAGGGAACCCCTAAGGGTCGCCCTGCGTCTGGACGCCGCGTGCTGGGAGTGGGCGCGCAGCGGCTGCTCACGGAAACGGCAGTACCTGCCCCTGCCGCTGGACGGCGCCTTCGAGCCCGCTTGCCTCCGCAAGCGCAACGAGCGCGAGCGGCAGCGGGTGCGCTACGTGAACGAGGGCTATGCGCGCCTCCGAGACCACCTGCCCCGGGAGCTGGCTGACAAGCGCCTCAGCAAAGTGGAGACGCTCCGCGCCGCCATCGGCTACATCAAGCACCTGCAGGAGCTGCTGGAGCGCCAGGCCCGGGGTCCCGAGGGCGCGGCCGGCCGCAGGGCGGAATGCAACAGCGACGGGGAGTCCAAGGCCTCTTCGGCGCCTTCGCCCAGCAGCGAGCCCGAGGAGGGGGGCAGCTAG